In one window of Bdellovibrio bacteriovorus DNA:
- a CDS encoding oxidoreductase, giving the protein MKLDKKVVVITGAAGLLGKVFANAISREGGIVVVADIKIENAQAASEQIPNSYPIKMDITSEESVSSVIAEVAQKFGKIHALVNNAYPRNKNYGRHFFDVTYEDFCENLNLNLGGYFLTSQRFLKYFEAQEHGNIVNISSVYGVVPPRFEVYDGTKMTMPVEYAAIKSGLIHLTKYMAKYVKNKGIRVNCISPGGILDAQPEQFLNQYREFCLNKGMLQPSDLAGTLVFLLSSDSEFINGQNIIVDDGFTL; this is encoded by the coding sequence ATGAAGCTCGATAAAAAAGTAGTGGTCATAACAGGAGCGGCGGGGCTCTTGGGAAAAGTTTTTGCGAATGCCATTTCTCGAGAGGGCGGAATCGTCGTCGTTGCAGACATTAAAATTGAAAATGCCCAGGCTGCCTCTGAACAGATTCCTAACTCATATCCGATAAAAATGGATATCACTTCTGAAGAATCGGTCAGCTCCGTCATTGCCGAAGTCGCTCAGAAATTTGGCAAAATCCATGCTCTTGTGAATAATGCCTATCCTCGCAATAAGAATTATGGACGTCATTTCTTTGATGTGACCTATGAGGATTTTTGTGAAAACTTAAATTTGAATCTAGGGGGGTACTTCCTAACTTCCCAGCGTTTCCTTAAGTATTTCGAGGCTCAGGAGCATGGAAATATCGTTAATATCTCGTCAGTGTATGGTGTCGTGCCGCCGCGATTTGAAGTTTATGACGGTACAAAGATGACTATGCCTGTTGAATATGCAGCCATAAAGTCAGGTTTGATCCATCTTACTAAGTACATGGCGAAATATGTGAAAAACAAAGGCATTCGGGTTAACTGTATCAGTCCTGGTGGAATTCTTGATGCGCAGCCAGAACAGTTTTTGAATCAGTATCGTGAGTTTTGTCTAAATAAGGGCATGCTCCAGCCGTCTGATCTGGCCGGAACGTTAGTGTTTTTGCTTTCTTCCGACTCAGAATTCATAAATGGTCAAAATATTATTGTAGACGACGGATTTACGCTCTAA
- a CDS encoding acylneuraminate cytidylyltransferase family protein yields MKRLCSICARGGSKGVVGKNLREVDGKPLLAYSIEQAQKSGLFDAIAFSSDSDDILNAARDAGVKYLIKRPAELATDTAAKIPVIRHCAEEAEKMSGIRFDTFVDLDCTSPLRDVQDIINAVEMLEAGGCDNVITGMPARRSPYFNLVELKDGFVELSKKLDLPVVRRQDAPQCYDLNASIYVWNRESFFHSQSLFTGKTKIYVMPEERSLDIDTQFDFEIVTSLLRKKNEAR; encoded by the coding sequence ATGAAACGTTTATGTTCAATTTGTGCCCGTGGCGGGTCAAAAGGTGTCGTAGGAAAAAACTTGCGCGAGGTGGATGGAAAACCCCTCTTGGCCTACTCCATCGAACAGGCGCAAAAGTCAGGGCTGTTTGATGCCATTGCGTTTAGTTCAGACTCGGATGATATTTTAAATGCAGCACGTGATGCCGGGGTAAAATATCTTATTAAACGTCCTGCAGAGCTTGCGACTGATACCGCAGCTAAGATTCCCGTGATCCGTCATTGTGCTGAAGAAGCGGAAAAGATGAGCGGTATTAGGTTTGATACATTTGTAGATTTAGACTGCACTTCGCCACTTCGGGATGTGCAGGACATTATTAATGCCGTCGAGATGCTTGAGGCGGGAGGATGTGACAATGTTATCACCGGCATGCCTGCACGCCGGTCTCCTTATTTTAACTTAGTTGAGTTGAAAGACGGCTTTGTTGAGTTGTCCAAAAAATTGGATCTCCCTGTAGTACGGAGGCAGGATGCTCCTCAGTGTTACGATCTTAATGCGTCAATTTATGTTTGGAATAGAGAGTCCTTCTTTCACAGCCAATCCTTATTTACGGGTAAAACAAAAATCTATGTAATGCCGGAGGAGCGCTCTCTGGATATTGACACTCAATTTGATTTCGAAATTGTGACGTCGCTATTAAGGAAGAAAAATGAAGCTCGATAA
- a CDS encoding Gfo/Idh/MocA family protein translates to MASTSAEKVLIVGYGSIGKRHLGAFEAAGAEVAVVTQQDVTHQKIYRDVSSAVVEYNPGIVVVANSTDKHLAALENLKLAGFKGIVLVEKPLADKVISFKHSFAGLYVAYNLRRSPLLTRLKEELKNREVVTAHVYCGQYLPGWRPQRDYREVYSAKKDQGGGVLRDLSHELDYTQWLFGNFEYLAAQGGHFSNLEIDSDDVFTLLGKTQKSPHVVVSINYLDRVARRTILVHCQDATLFVDMVAGRLMINSEVVLDNLKVADTYLEQARSLIEGRTQSLSSFDDGMSVLKLIEAAEHSSQERKFINL, encoded by the coding sequence GTGGCTAGCACTTCCGCGGAAAAGGTTCTGATTGTTGGGTACGGAAGTATCGGCAAACGTCATCTCGGGGCGTTTGAAGCTGCAGGCGCTGAAGTAGCCGTAGTTACCCAACAAGACGTAACTCATCAAAAAATTTATCGAGATGTTTCGTCGGCAGTTGTTGAGTATAATCCGGGTATTGTTGTCGTCGCGAATAGCACGGATAAGCATCTCGCAGCGTTGGAAAACTTAAAGCTAGCGGGATTCAAGGGTATCGTCTTGGTTGAAAAACCTTTAGCGGACAAAGTCATTTCTTTTAAACACTCGTTTGCCGGACTTTATGTCGCTTATAATTTGAGACGGAGCCCTCTGTTGACCCGCTTGAAAGAGGAGTTGAAGAACCGTGAAGTTGTAACCGCTCATGTCTATTGCGGGCAGTATCTTCCGGGTTGGCGGCCTCAACGTGATTATCGTGAAGTCTACTCTGCAAAAAAAGACCAAGGTGGAGGCGTCTTACGCGATCTTAGTCATGAGCTTGATTATACCCAGTGGCTTTTTGGGAATTTCGAATATCTAGCGGCTCAAGGTGGACACTTCAGCAATCTTGAGATTGATTCAGATGATGTATTCACTCTTTTAGGAAAAACTCAAAAGAGTCCCCATGTCGTTGTGAGCATTAATTATTTAGATCGTGTCGCTCGAAGAACAATTCTCGTTCACTGTCAGGATGCAACTTTATTTGTCGATATGGTTGCAGGACGTCTGATGATTAATTCTGAAGTCGTGCTGGACAATTTAAAAGTTGCCGACACTTACTTAGAGCAAGCGCGGTCTCTTATTGAAGGAAGAACTCAATCTTTAAGTTCTTTTGATGATGGGATGTCTGTACTGAAGCTTATTGAAGCCGCAGAACATTCGTCTCAAGAAAGAAAGTTTATAAATTTATGA
- a CDS encoding nucleotidyltransferase family protein, with product MKATSDIFVSPQDTLRRAMEIIDKNSLQICFVVDRDGRLVGALTDGDIRRALLKSAQMDQQIETFMNRTPKSIGEGVPKNEVLAKMRQWNIRHLPVLDNNGRIVRIEGSDELLGLIKRNNKVILMVGGFGKRLSPLTDNMPKPLLRVGGRPILETIVRRFSELGFHKFVFVVNYRAEMIQEHFRDGEKWGVSIEYLHEDTPLGTCGGLSMLKNKPQEPFFVMNGDILTRANFAEMLDAHVSTGAAATMAVREHYVEIPYGVVKVDGDKILSIEEKPKELTFVNAGIYILSPEALTHVPQGQFFDMPSLFTVLKKEDNLVRCFKLKDYWVDIGRLEDFHRAQADFEGYFGG from the coding sequence ATGAAGGCTACATCCGATATTTTCGTTTCGCCACAAGACACTCTTCGTCGCGCCATGGAGATTATTGATAAAAACTCTCTGCAGATCTGCTTTGTTGTAGATAGAGATGGTCGGTTGGTTGGCGCTTTAACGGATGGCGATATCCGCCGTGCTTTGTTGAAGTCCGCGCAAATGGATCAACAAATCGAGACATTTATGAACCGCACGCCTAAATCGATCGGTGAAGGTGTACCGAAAAATGAAGTTCTCGCAAAGATGCGTCAGTGGAATATTCGTCATCTGCCTGTCTTGGATAACAACGGCCGCATCGTGCGTATCGAAGGTTCAGATGAGCTTTTAGGTCTTATTAAGCGCAACAATAAAGTGATTCTAATGGTCGGCGGCTTTGGAAAACGTTTAAGCCCTTTGACGGACAATATGCCAAAGCCTTTACTAAGAGTCGGCGGACGTCCTATTTTAGAGACTATTGTTCGACGCTTTAGCGAGCTGGGCTTCCATAAGTTTGTTTTTGTCGTGAACTATCGTGCTGAAATGATTCAAGAGCATTTCCGGGATGGCGAAAAGTGGGGAGTCTCTATCGAGTATCTTCACGAAGACACTCCTCTGGGGACGTGCGGCGGGCTTTCGATGTTGAAAAATAAACCACAAGAGCCTTTCTTTGTTATGAATGGCGATATCTTAACGCGAGCTAATTTTGCCGAAATGTTGGATGCACACGTTTCTACGGGGGCGGCCGCGACAATGGCAGTGCGTGAGCACTATGTGGAAATTCCGTACGGCGTTGTGAAGGTTGACGGCGATAAGATTCTTTCTATTGAAGAGAAACCCAAAGAGCTGACTTTCGTAAATGCGGGTATTTACATTCTTTCTCCAGAAGCGTTGACTCACGTTCCGCAGGGGCAGTTCTTTGATATGCCAAGTCTCTTTACCGTACTAAAGAAAGAGGACAATCTGGTCCGTTGCTTCAAGCTGAAAGATTATTGGGTTGATATAGGACGTCTTGAGGATTTCCATCGCGCGCAGGCGGATTTCGAGGGTTATTTCGGTGGCTAG
- the neuC gene encoding UDP-N-acetylglucosamine 2-epimerase — protein sequence MTKICVFTSTRADYGILTPLIERLEKESGFELRLFVTGTHLLEEHGQTVQEIISQGFKPYYQIKIDMNDSSEVSHLGIMGNSLVRFAKALAQDKPDVAVILGDRYEALSFAIACNGLGIPLVHLHGGEVTEGALDEAYRHCITKLSYIHFVASSRYRERVLSLGEAPDRVHDVGALGVDNIKKIPLLSKEELEASLGITLQERVIAVTYHPETLNPEKDREQVAALLTVLDEKIKEGNTTVVFTRANADHGNEEIHKAIDSFVSHHPKTTAYVYSLGMKRYLSLLNLASVVAGNSSSGIIEAPALGTPTVNIGDRQKGREMAASVFNVDGKSNEIAKAMDAALKFKQENGARSFSVYGSGNAADKMMNILQRIEFKSFPKKMFFDYKI from the coding sequence ATGACTAAGATCTGCGTATTTACTAGTACTAGAGCGGATTACGGAATTCTGACGCCGTTAATTGAGCGCTTGGAGAAAGAGAGCGGATTCGAATTGCGTCTTTTTGTAACGGGAACGCATTTACTGGAAGAACACGGTCAGACGGTTCAGGAAATCATATCTCAGGGGTTTAAGCCTTATTATCAAATTAAAATCGATATGAATGATTCTTCAGAGGTTTCACATCTCGGTATTATGGGGAACTCGTTAGTACGATTTGCGAAGGCTTTGGCCCAGGATAAGCCTGATGTCGCCGTGATTTTGGGAGACAGATACGAAGCATTGTCTTTCGCTATTGCTTGTAACGGTTTGGGAATTCCTCTCGTCCATTTGCACGGCGGAGAAGTGACCGAAGGAGCATTAGATGAGGCTTACCGTCACTGTATCACGAAGCTTTCTTATATCCATTTTGTGGCATCTTCAAGATATCGCGAGCGTGTTCTTTCATTAGGGGAAGCTCCAGATAGGGTGCACGATGTTGGCGCGTTGGGTGTGGATAATATCAAAAAGATTCCGTTACTTTCCAAAGAAGAGCTCGAGGCAAGTCTCGGAATTACGCTTCAGGAGCGAGTTATTGCAGTTACCTATCATCCCGAGACATTGAACCCGGAAAAAGACCGTGAACAGGTGGCGGCTCTCTTAACGGTGCTGGATGAAAAAATTAAAGAAGGTAACACAACAGTTGTTTTTACGCGCGCTAATGCAGATCACGGTAACGAAGAAATTCACAAAGCAATTGACTCTTTTGTAAGTCACCATCCAAAAACGACGGCCTATGTTTATTCTTTGGGAATGAAGCGCTATTTATCTTTGTTAAATCTTGCCTCTGTTGTCGCGGGAAATTCCTCGAGCGGTATTATCGAAGCACCGGCCTTGGGTACTCCAACAGTCAACATTGGAGACAGGCAAAAAGGTCGCGAGATGGCTGCGTCGGTTTTTAATGTTGATGGGAAAAGTAATGAAATTGCCAAAGCTATGGATGCTGCATTGAAGTTTAAACAAGAAAATGGAGCACGATCATTTTCTGTCTACGGAAGTGGGAATGCCGCTGACAAGATGATGAACATTCTTCAGCGGATCGAATTTAAATCTTTCCCGAAAAAAATGTTCTTTGACTATAAAATTTAA
- the neuB gene encoding N-acetylneuraminate synthase, translating to MNNETLIIAEAGVNHNGDLATALKLVDVAVDAGADIVKFQTFKAKNLVTESAVMAEYQKRNLGEEQSQLNMLKKLELSYDDHYVLIEHCRKRNIRFLSTAFDFESLAFLETLNMGQWKVPSGEITNLPYLEIIGRRGEPVIVSTGMADFDEVQAAIKVLTGVGLPLEKITVLHCNTDYPTQMSDVNLRAMKTLGERLNVSFGYSDHTMGIEVPIAATALGAKVIEKHFTLDRNAAGPDHKASLEPAELKAMVEAIRNINQALGRSEKRPTDSELKNRAVARKSLVAKKAIKAGEVFTSENLTTRRPGSGVSPMRWYEFIGQKSSRDYQENELIHD from the coding sequence ATGAATAATGAAACTCTCATCATAGCGGAAGCTGGTGTCAATCATAACGGAGACCTGGCGACTGCATTAAAACTTGTTGATGTCGCAGTCGATGCGGGTGCGGATATTGTTAAGTTTCAGACTTTCAAAGCCAAGAATCTCGTTACCGAATCTGCTGTGATGGCTGAATATCAGAAGCGAAATCTCGGCGAAGAGCAATCACAGTTAAACATGCTCAAAAAACTGGAGCTGAGCTACGACGATCACTATGTTCTTATTGAACATTGTCGAAAAAGAAATATTCGTTTTTTGTCTACGGCATTTGATTTTGAAAGTCTGGCATTTCTCGAAACTCTGAACATGGGGCAATGGAAAGTTCCTAGCGGAGAAATAACCAACCTTCCTTATCTTGAGATTATCGGACGAAGAGGTGAACCTGTTATTGTCTCTACCGGAATGGCAGATTTTGATGAAGTTCAAGCTGCGATCAAAGTTCTCACAGGCGTGGGACTTCCGTTGGAGAAAATCACAGTTCTGCACTGTAATACGGACTATCCTACGCAAATGTCTGACGTGAACTTGCGTGCGATGAAGACTTTGGGCGAAAGGCTGAACGTTTCTTTTGGTTATTCGGATCATACCATGGGAATAGAAGTTCCTATAGCCGCGACAGCTCTTGGAGCAAAAGTAATTGAAAAACATTTTACATTAGATCGTAACGCTGCAGGCCCCGATCACAAAGCCTCCTTAGAGCCTGCTGAGCTGAAAGCTATGGTTGAAGCCATTCGCAATATCAACCAAGCGCTAGGCCGAAGCGAAAAAAGACCCACGGACAGCGAATTGAAGAATCGAGCTGTCGCTCGAAAGTCTTTAGTCGCAAAAAAAGCCATTAAGGCGGGAGAAGTCTTTACCTCTGAAAATCTAACAACACGTAGACCGGGCTCAGGTGTATCACCTATGCGCTGGTATGAGTTCATTGGGCAAAAGTCTTCGCGCGATTACCAGGAGAATGAACTTATCCATGACTAA
- a CDS encoding acetyltransferase, translated as MKDLYLIGAGGHCASCIDVIRATGVFNIRGIFDLAEKVGSTLNGVPIIGTDADLPKYINKETFFLITVGQIKTPQLRKKIFQQLVNLGAQLATVISPRAYVSASASIGEGTIVLHDALVNANAIIGVNCIVNTKSLIEHDSVVGSHCHVSTAAVINGGCNVQEGSFIGSNAVLKEGLKVAANSVLSAGVFHKVSYE; from the coding sequence GTGAAAGATCTCTATCTCATAGGGGCGGGAGGCCATTGTGCTTCCTGTATCGACGTTATTCGAGCGACTGGTGTCTTTAACATTCGCGGTATCTTTGATCTGGCCGAGAAGGTAGGATCTACGTTGAATGGCGTTCCCATAATTGGAACGGACGCGGATTTGCCCAAGTATATCAATAAAGAAACATTTTTTTTAATAACGGTGGGGCAGATTAAAACGCCGCAGTTGCGTAAAAAGATTTTTCAACAACTTGTGAATCTTGGTGCCCAACTTGCAACTGTGATTTCGCCGCGAGCTTATGTTTCCGCATCAGCTTCAATCGGTGAGGGAACTATTGTTCTTCATGACGCCCTCGTGAATGCGAACGCGATCATAGGCGTTAATTGTATCGTCAATACAAAGTCCTTGATTGAACACGATTCGGTTGTTGGCAGTCACTGTCATGTTTCAACAGCAGCCGTAATTAATGGCGGTTGCAACGTTCAAGAAGGAAGCTTTATCGGCAGTAATGCCGTTCTTAAAGAAGGGCTCAAAGTTGCAGCGAACTCTGTATTAAGCGCAGGAGTATTCCATAAGGTGAGTTATGAATAA
- a CDS encoding LegC family aminotransferase produces MFNDVISFIQDLYKGEKFIPLHAPIFSGNEKKYVNEAIDSTFVSSVGAFVDRFEVEFAKYVGAKKAVVTGNGTSALHAALHLLGVSHGDEVLTQALTFVATPNAISYCGAHPVFLDSDAETLGLSVISLHRFLESHAEVRAGVCYNKKTGRRIMACLPMHVFGHPVKIEDIVKICDSYNVPVIEDAAESLGSFYNGVHTGLFGKIGVFSFNGNKIITSGGGGMLVTNDEALGKRAKHLTTTAKVPHAWEFFHDEIGFNYRMPNLNAALIVGQLEQLPFFVENKRATAEMYRQFFEKKGIQFFVEPEKAKSNYWLNAILLSDRKERDAFLHETNRQGVMTRPVWNLMPDLPMYKSAYSEDLTVARSLADRIVNIPSSVRHS; encoded by the coding sequence ATGTTTAATGACGTTATTAGTTTTATTCAGGATTTATATAAGGGTGAAAAGTTTATTCCCCTGCATGCTCCGATCTTTTCTGGTAATGAAAAAAAATACGTCAATGAAGCTATTGACTCGACATTTGTTTCTTCAGTAGGCGCATTTGTAGATCGTTTTGAAGTTGAATTCGCAAAGTACGTCGGAGCAAAAAAAGCAGTCGTGACGGGGAATGGAACTTCGGCTCTACATGCGGCTCTGCACCTTTTAGGTGTTTCTCACGGGGATGAAGTTCTGACTCAAGCCCTGACTTTTGTGGCGACACCGAATGCTATTTCTTATTGTGGAGCTCATCCTGTTTTTCTCGACAGCGACGCCGAAACTCTAGGGCTGTCAGTGATATCTCTGCATAGGTTTCTAGAATCTCATGCGGAAGTCAGAGCAGGTGTTTGCTATAATAAGAAGACAGGGCGTCGGATTATGGCTTGTCTACCCATGCACGTCTTTGGTCATCCCGTAAAAATTGAAGACATTGTAAAGATCTGCGATTCCTATAACGTTCCCGTTATCGAAGATGCTGCCGAGTCTCTCGGGAGTTTTTATAACGGGGTTCATACAGGTCTTTTTGGTAAAATCGGAGTTTTCAGTTTTAATGGAAACAAAATTATAACCTCCGGTGGCGGCGGGATGTTGGTTACAAATGATGAGGCCCTGGGGAAGAGAGCCAAGCATTTAACGACAACGGCAAAGGTTCCACACGCGTGGGAATTTTTCCATGACGAGATCGGTTTCAACTATCGTATGCCTAACTTGAACGCGGCACTGATTGTCGGTCAGTTAGAGCAGCTTCCATTTTTTGTGGAAAACAAAAGAGCGACGGCTGAGATGTATAGGCAGTTTTTCGAGAAAAAAGGCATTCAATTTTTTGTCGAACCTGAGAAGGCAAAATCCAATTATTGGCTGAACGCTATTCTTTTAAGCGACCGAAAAGAAAGAGATGCCTTTTTGCATGAGACAAATCGTCAAGGTGTGATGACCAGACCGGTTTGGAATCTTATGCCGGACCTACCCATGTATAAATCTGCATACAGTGAAGATTTGACCGTCGCTCGATCGCTGGCTGATCGGATCGTTAATATTCCAAGCAGTGTGAGGCATTCGTGA
- a CDS encoding NAD-dependent 4,6-dehydratase LegB: MSKKVLVTGADGFIGSHLTEMLVAEGYDVRALAQYNSFNSWGWLDSSPIKQDIEVVTGDVRDPFFCKEISKNVDVVFHLAALIAIPFSYIAPQSYVETNVTGTLNMCKAAMDAGVSRIIHTSTSEVYGTAQYVPIDEKHPLQPQSPYSASKIAADAMAMSFFNSFNLPLTIARPFNTYGPRQSARAVIPTIISQIASGKKEINLGDMTPTRDFNYVSDTCRGFLALAKSQATVGKTVNIGSNFEISIKDTLELIKKIMQSDVKIIHDAERVRPKNSEVHRLWCDNTQIHSMTGFKPEVSIEEGLRRTIEWFTDKQNLAKYKADIYNV, encoded by the coding sequence TTGTCAAAAAAGGTTCTTGTTACGGGTGCTGATGGTTTTATTGGTTCTCATTTAACTGAAATGTTGGTGGCCGAAGGATATGATGTACGTGCATTGGCACAATACAACTCTTTTAATTCCTGGGGTTGGTTAGATTCTTCGCCCATAAAGCAAGACATCGAAGTTGTGACGGGAGACGTTCGTGATCCTTTTTTCTGCAAAGAGATTTCGAAGAATGTAGATGTTGTTTTTCATCTAGCCGCTCTTATTGCAATTCCCTTTTCTTACATCGCTCCACAAAGTTATGTTGAAACTAATGTCACTGGTACTTTGAATATGTGTAAAGCGGCTATGGATGCAGGGGTTTCGCGTATTATTCACACATCAACAAGTGAAGTGTACGGGACAGCTCAGTATGTTCCTATCGATGAAAAACATCCCTTGCAGCCTCAATCCCCTTATAGTGCATCCAAGATAGCGGCAGATGCCATGGCTATGAGTTTCTTTAACTCCTTCAATCTTCCGCTAACAATTGCACGTCCCTTCAATACGTATGGCCCTCGTCAGTCTGCACGCGCAGTGATTCCTACTATTATTTCTCAGATTGCGTCTGGGAAAAAAGAAATCAATTTGGGCGATATGACGCCAACACGCGACTTTAACTATGTTTCAGATACCTGCCGCGGTTTCTTGGCATTGGCGAAGTCTCAGGCGACTGTTGGCAAGACTGTCAACATTGGATCGAATTTTGAAATTTCCATCAAAGACACCCTTGAGTTGATCAAAAAAATTATGCAGTCGGATGTTAAGATTATTCATGATGCCGAACGCGTTCGTCCCAAGAATTCCGAGGTTCATCGTCTCTGGTGCGACAATACGCAAATTCATTCAATGACTGGTTTTAAGCCTGAAGTTTCAATTGAAGAAGGGCTTCGCAGAACAATTGAGTGGTTCACCGACAAGCAGAATCTGGCGAAGTATAAGGCAGATATTTATAATGTTTAA